One Streptomyces drozdowiczii DNA segment encodes these proteins:
- a CDS encoding thioesterase family protein, whose translation MNTGSYYERIDAHRYKPTAHASGAWSTDEVHFSPFGGLLVHAVERHLAERPGERLLLSRISFDILGRLALDECEIRVETVRPGRTIELVEAFALIAGRPVVRARAWSLAPVDTTEVADGEDDPLTPPEALAPWPMADLWPGGYIASLDVRPLAPPLPGRTTAWISTPLDLVAGETAGPLASYVALVDTANGIAVREQPTEWMFPNVDLTIHLHRQPEGRWTGLDTTVVFGPTGQGLTSTVLHDVNGPVGRAEQILTVRPL comes from the coding sequence TTGAACACCGGCAGCTACTACGAGCGCATCGACGCCCACCGCTACAAGCCGACCGCCCACGCGAGCGGCGCGTGGAGCACGGACGAGGTGCACTTCAGCCCGTTCGGCGGGCTCCTCGTCCACGCCGTCGAGCGCCATCTCGCGGAACGGCCCGGCGAGCGGCTGCTGTTGTCCCGGATCAGCTTCGACATCCTCGGGCGGCTCGCCCTGGACGAGTGCGAGATCCGCGTCGAGACCGTCCGCCCCGGCCGCACCATCGAGCTGGTGGAGGCCTTCGCGCTCATCGCGGGCCGCCCGGTCGTACGCGCCAGGGCCTGGTCGCTCGCCCCCGTCGACACCACCGAGGTCGCCGACGGCGAGGACGACCCGCTCACCCCGCCCGAGGCGCTCGCCCCCTGGCCGATGGCCGACCTCTGGCCCGGCGGCTACATCGCGTCGCTCGACGTCCGCCCGCTCGCCCCGCCGCTGCCCGGCCGCACGACCGCCTGGATCTCCACCCCGCTCGACCTGGTCGCGGGCGAGACCGCCGGGCCGCTGGCCTCGTACGTGGCGCTCGTGGACACCGCCAACGGCATCGCCGTACGCGAGCAGCCCACGGAGTGGATGTTCCCGAACGTGGACCTGACGATCCATCTGCACCGCCAGCCGGAGGGCCGCTGGACCGGCCTGGACACCACGGTCGTCTTCGGCCCCACCGGCCAGGGCCTCACCAGCACGGTCCTGCACGACGTCAACGGCCCCGTCGGCCGGGCCGAGCAGATCCTCACCGTACGGCCCCTCTAG
- a CDS encoding flavin-containing monooxygenase — protein sequence MSDSAPTAGSTSPAPTDLTEDRPVYVIGGGPGGLAAAAALRARGVRAVVLEKSGAVGASWRGHYDRLHLHTTRRWSALPGLPMPRKFGRWVARDNVVRYLEKYAEHHELEVITGVEVSRIDRAADGTGWRLSASGGRELTGRAVVVATGFNHTPRLPDWPGRETFTGELLHASDYRSPAPYAGRDVLVVGVGNTGAEIAVDLVEGGASRVRLAVRTVPHIVRRSTAGWPAQATGILVRRLPVALVDRAGRLMARAAVPDLSEHGLPRPDTGLYSRVKEGAIPVQDVGLIDAVKRGRAEPVAAVESFDKDAVVLADGTRATPEIVIAATGYRRALEPLVGHLGVLDDRGRPVVHGPRTPKQAPGLYFTGFTNPISGMLRELARDAERIAKRVARKGR from the coding sequence ATGTCCGACAGCGCACCTACCGCCGGTAGCACTTCCCCGGCCCCCACCGACCTCACCGAGGACCGCCCCGTCTACGTCATCGGCGGCGGCCCGGGCGGACTGGCCGCGGCGGCCGCCCTGCGCGCGCGGGGCGTCCGGGCGGTCGTCCTGGAGAAGTCCGGGGCCGTCGGCGCCTCCTGGCGGGGCCACTACGACCGGCTGCACCTGCACACCACCCGGCGCTGGTCCGCGCTGCCAGGGCTGCCGATGCCGAGGAAGTTCGGCCGCTGGGTCGCCCGGGACAACGTCGTGCGGTACCTGGAGAAGTACGCCGAACACCACGAACTCGAAGTCATCACCGGCGTCGAGGTCTCCCGGATCGACCGCGCGGCGGACGGCACCGGCTGGCGGCTGAGCGCGAGCGGGGGCCGCGAGCTGACCGGCCGCGCCGTAGTCGTCGCCACCGGCTTCAACCACACCCCGCGCCTGCCGGACTGGCCCGGCCGCGAGACCTTCACCGGGGAGCTGCTGCACGCCTCGGACTACCGCTCCCCGGCCCCGTACGCGGGCAGGGACGTCCTGGTCGTCGGCGTCGGCAACACGGGCGCGGAGATCGCCGTGGACCTCGTGGAGGGCGGCGCCTCGCGCGTACGGCTCGCGGTGCGCACCGTCCCGCACATCGTGCGCCGCTCCACGGCGGGCTGGCCCGCGCAGGCGACCGGCATCCTGGTCCGCCGGCTGCCCGTCGCCCTGGTGGACCGGGCCGGCCGCCTGATGGCGCGCGCGGCCGTGCCGGACCTCTCGGAGCACGGGCTGCCCCGCCCCGACACCGGTCTGTACTCCCGCGTCAAGGAGGGCGCGATCCCGGTCCAGGACGTCGGTCTGATCGACGCGGTGAAGCGCGGCCGGGCCGAACCCGTGGCGGCCGTCGAGTCGTTCGACAAGGACGCGGTGGTCCTCGCGGACGGCACCCGGGCCACCCCGGAGATCGTGATCGCGGCCACCGGCTACCGCCGCGCCCTCGAACCCCTGGTCGGCCACCTCGGCGTCCTGGACGACCGGGGCCGCCCGGTGGTCCACGGCCCCCGCACCCCCAAGCAGGCCCCCGGCCTGTACTTCACCGGCTTCACGAACCCCATCAGCGGCATGCTCCGCGAACTGGCCAGGGACGCGGAGAGGATCGCGAAGCGGGTCGCCCGCAAGGGGCGTTGA
- a CDS encoding MFS transporter, producing the protein MNPTTESVAPVAPAPNAPGKPGRWRIHRAWIVAAVTFVTIIGGAAFNSLPGLLFDPLQDEFGWSRGQIGLAVSIDMALYGLTAPFAAALMDRFGIRRVVAVALSAVAAGALASVWMTAAWQLMLYWGLLVGLGTGSMALAFSATVTNRWFTARRGLVTGVLTAAGASGQLVFLPLCAWIVDRHGWRPASVTVALAALVVVPFVWLLMRDHPADVGLAPYGGEYAEKPAPARGAARRTVRVLFDAARTGPFWLLAGSFAICGASTNGLIRTHFVPSAHDHHMPITAAASLLAVIGIFDIVGTVFSGWLTDRFDARRLLAVYYGLRGVSLLFLPLLMQATVEPPMVFFIVFYGLDWVATVPPTLALCREQYGDDSAIVFGWVLASHQVGAALVAFLGGVARDYFGTYDVVWYAAGALCAVAALMVLVIRRGAPAVRLAA; encoded by the coding sequence GTGAATCCGACAACCGAGAGCGTCGCTCCCGTCGCCCCCGCACCGAACGCCCCCGGGAAGCCCGGCCGGTGGCGTATCCACCGTGCCTGGATCGTCGCCGCGGTCACCTTCGTGACGATCATCGGCGGGGCCGCCTTCAACTCGCTGCCCGGTCTGCTCTTCGACCCGCTCCAGGACGAGTTCGGCTGGTCGCGCGGGCAGATCGGGCTCGCCGTCTCCATCGACATGGCGCTGTACGGGCTCACCGCGCCGTTCGCCGCCGCGCTGATGGACCGGTTCGGCATCCGGCGAGTGGTGGCCGTGGCGCTGAGCGCGGTCGCGGCCGGGGCGCTGGCGAGCGTGTGGATGACGGCCGCCTGGCAGCTGATGCTCTACTGGGGCCTCCTCGTGGGGCTCGGCACGGGCTCGATGGCGCTGGCGTTCTCCGCGACGGTCACCAACCGCTGGTTCACCGCCCGGCGCGGGCTGGTGACCGGTGTCCTGACCGCCGCCGGGGCCTCGGGCCAGCTGGTCTTCCTCCCCCTCTGCGCCTGGATCGTGGACCGGCACGGCTGGCGCCCGGCGTCGGTGACCGTGGCGCTGGCGGCCCTGGTCGTCGTCCCGTTCGTGTGGCTCCTGATGCGCGACCACCCGGCCGACGTGGGGCTCGCCCCGTACGGCGGGGAGTACGCCGAGAAGCCGGCGCCCGCGCGGGGTGCGGCGCGCCGGACCGTCCGGGTGCTGTTCGACGCGGCGCGCACGGGCCCGTTCTGGCTGCTGGCCGGGTCCTTCGCGATCTGCGGCGCGTCCACCAACGGCCTGATCCGTACGCACTTCGTGCCCTCGGCGCACGACCACCACATGCCGATCACCGCGGCGGCCTCGCTTCTCGCGGTGATCGGGATCTTCGACATCGTCGGCACGGTGTTCTCCGGCTGGCTCACGGACCGCTTCGACGCGCGCCGCCTGCTGGCGGTGTACTACGGGCTGCGCGGCGTCTCGCTGCTCTTCCTGCCGCTCCTGATGCAGGCCACGGTGGAGCCGCCGATGGTCTTCTTCATCGTCTTCTACGGCCTGGACTGGGTCGCCACGGTCCCGCCGACGCTGGCCCTGTGCCGCGAGCAGTACGGCGACGACAGCGCGATCGTCTTCGGCTGGGTGCTCGCCTCGCACCAGGTGGGCGCGGCCCTGGTCGCCTTCCTGGGCGGGGTGGCGCGGGACTACTTCGGTACGTATGACGTGGTCTGGTACGCGGCGGGGGCGCTGTGCGCGGTGGCGGCGCTGATGGTGCTGGTGATCCGGCGTGGGGCGCCGGCCGTGCGGCTGGCGGCGTAG
- a CDS encoding MFS transporter, which produces MCIPATDPQAAALGGPSPLPPLPPLFEESGRQLWNRNFRLFFVARTAALFGDGMIPVALTAGLLGAGRPASSVGYALACWMGPLAVFVLFGGVLADRFTPRRMMIIADALRLVGASVLAVTFATGNPPLWAVYALSSVAGVGAALFQPGVASTVPRVAPDVQRANAVLRVSEALMTMAGPAFAGVLVGLASAGAVYAANASTFLVSGVCLFLLRLAPAPSDGTPRGSFLAELVDGWREFTARSWLWGVIAVWTVYGFAVLGPMLPLTAVRVTEAHGSGTYGAMMAVNGAGSVVGGLLALRLRPRRPLAAGAVALTGVCANLVVLGLGLSVPALGAGQFVAGAASAFWLVMWSTTVQTHVPPESLNRLHAYDVAGSLLMVAAGRALAGPLADELGAPEVLFAGAVVNVLAVGVLLAARPIRRLERIG; this is translated from the coding sequence GTGTGCATTCCCGCCACGGACCCCCAGGCCGCCGCCCTCGGTGGCCCGTCCCCTCTCCCGCCCCTGCCGCCCCTGTTCGAGGAGTCCGGCAGGCAGCTCTGGAACCGCAACTTCAGGCTGTTCTTCGTCGCCCGGACCGCCGCGCTCTTCGGTGACGGCATGATCCCCGTGGCCCTCACCGCCGGACTCCTCGGCGCAGGGCGTCCCGCCTCCTCGGTCGGTTACGCGCTGGCCTGCTGGATGGGCCCGCTCGCCGTCTTCGTCCTCTTCGGCGGCGTCCTCGCGGACCGGTTCACGCCGCGCCGCATGATGATCATCGCCGACGCGCTCCGGCTCGTCGGCGCCTCCGTGCTCGCCGTGACCTTCGCGACCGGCAATCCGCCCCTGTGGGCGGTGTACGCGCTGAGTTCGGTCGCCGGTGTCGGCGCGGCCCTCTTCCAGCCGGGCGTCGCGTCCACCGTGCCGCGCGTCGCCCCGGACGTGCAGCGCGCCAACGCCGTACTGCGCGTCTCCGAGGCCCTGATGACCATGGCGGGCCCGGCCTTCGCGGGCGTCCTCGTCGGCCTGGCGAGCGCGGGCGCGGTCTACGCGGCCAACGCCTCGACCTTCCTGGTCTCCGGGGTGTGCCTCTTCCTGCTCCGGCTGGCCCCGGCCCCCTCGGACGGGACACCGCGCGGCTCGTTCCTCGCCGAGCTGGTGGACGGCTGGCGCGAGTTCACCGCGCGCAGCTGGCTCTGGGGCGTGATCGCGGTCTGGACGGTGTACGGCTTCGCCGTGCTCGGCCCGATGCTCCCGCTCACCGCCGTCCGCGTGACCGAGGCGCACGGCTCGGGAACGTACGGCGCGATGATGGCGGTGAACGGCGCGGGCAGCGTCGTCGGCGGCCTGCTCGCCCTGCGCCTGCGCCCGCGCCGCCCGCTCGCGGCGGGGGCCGTCGCGCTCACCGGCGTCTGCGCGAACCTCGTCGTGCTGGGCCTCGGGCTCTCCGTACCGGCCCTGGGCGCGGGCCAGTTCGTGGCGGGCGCGGCCTCCGCGTTCTGGCTGGTGATGTGGTCGACCACCGTCCAGACCCACGTACCGCCCGAATCCCTGAACCGCCTGCACGCGTACGACGTCGCCGGCTCGCTGCTCATGGTGGCGGCGGGCCGCGCCCTGGCGGGCCCGCTCGCGGACGAACTGGGCGCGCCGGAGGTGCTGTTCGCGGGTGCGGTGGTCAACGTCCTGGCGGTGGGCGTGCTGCTGGCGGCCCGCCCGATCCGCCGCCTGGAACGGATCGGCTGA
- a CDS encoding GlxA family transcriptional regulator yields MPHRVVVLALDGLLPFELGIPQRIFGLARAPEPQDRTRKLYDVVTCSVRPPGPVHTDADFSIMVGHGPEALATADTVVVPASYELGPVYDEGRLSDELAAAFAYIRPGTRMVSICTGSYVLAAAGCLDGRPATTHWASADHFQRLFPGVRVDPDVLFIDDGDVLTSAGVAAGIDLCLHMVRRDHGTAVANDVARRTVVPPHRDGGQAQYIQRPVPDTQYATTTTARAWALARLERPILLRDMARQESMSVRTFTRRFREEVGVSPVQWLTQQRVELARRLLESTDLSIDQVARDAGFGTSTSLRQHLQAALGVSPTVYRRTFRSTAGRSA; encoded by the coding sequence GTGCCGCACCGGGTCGTCGTCCTCGCCCTCGACGGGCTGCTCCCCTTCGAACTGGGCATCCCCCAGCGGATCTTCGGGCTCGCCCGCGCCCCGGAGCCGCAGGACCGGACGCGGAAGCTGTACGACGTGGTGACCTGCTCGGTCAGGCCGCCGGGCCCCGTCCACACCGACGCGGACTTCTCCATCATGGTCGGGCACGGCCCCGAGGCGCTCGCCACGGCCGACACGGTCGTCGTCCCGGCCAGTTACGAACTGGGGCCCGTGTACGACGAGGGCCGGCTCTCCGACGAACTGGCCGCCGCGTTCGCGTACATCCGGCCGGGCACCCGCATGGTGTCCATCTGCACCGGCAGCTACGTCCTGGCCGCGGCGGGCTGCCTCGACGGGCGCCCCGCCACCACGCACTGGGCCTCCGCCGACCACTTCCAGCGGCTCTTCCCCGGGGTCCGGGTCGACCCGGACGTCCTGTTCATCGACGACGGGGACGTGCTGACGTCCGCCGGGGTGGCCGCCGGGATCGACCTCTGCCTGCACATGGTGCGACGCGACCACGGGACCGCGGTCGCCAACGACGTCGCCCGGCGCACGGTCGTGCCGCCGCACCGGGACGGGGGCCAGGCGCAGTACATCCAGCGGCCCGTGCCGGACACCCAGTACGCCACGACGACCACCGCCCGGGCCTGGGCGCTGGCCCGGCTGGAGCGGCCGATCCTGCTGCGGGACATGGCCCGGCAGGAGTCGATGAGCGTACGGACGTTCACCCGGCGGTTCCGCGAGGAGGTCGGCGTCAGCCCCGTGCAGTGGCTGACCCAGCAGCGCGTGGAGCTGGCGCGCCGGCTCCTGGAGTCCACGGACCTGTCCATCGACCAGGTCGCCCGGGACGCCGGCTTCGGCACCTCCACCTCGCTGCGCCAGCACCTCCAGGCGGCACTGGGCGTCTCACCGACGGTATACCGCCGCACGTTCCGCTCGACGGCGGGGAGGAGCGCCTAG
- a CDS encoding ATP-binding protein → MQVLQVQLEVGPDPAEVGRARRWARSRLAGSGVRDDEPLAETLILLISELVTNAVVHTGCPAVLRMLFGPAGAPGGAGTVRVEVADASCRPPQQRHARGEDTGGRGLELVDGLADRWGWQPEGAGKRIWCEVDRSVPLIQVKLQPGTHGAEPAVP, encoded by the coding sequence GTGCAGGTGCTTCAGGTTCAGTTGGAGGTCGGGCCCGACCCCGCGGAGGTCGGACGGGCCCGCAGATGGGCGCGCTCACGGCTCGCCGGCTCCGGCGTCAGAGACGACGAGCCGCTGGCCGAGACCCTCATCCTGCTCATCTCGGAGCTGGTCACCAACGCGGTGGTGCACACCGGCTGTCCGGCCGTGCTGCGCATGCTCTTCGGCCCGGCGGGCGCCCCGGGCGGCGCCGGGACCGTGCGCGTCGAGGTGGCCGACGCCAGCTGCCGCCCGCCGCAGCAGCGGCACGCGCGGGGTGAGGACACCGGCGGCCGGGGCCTGGAGCTGGTCGACGGCCTCGCCGACCGCTGGGGCTGGCAGCCGGAGGGCGCGGGCAAGCGGATCTGGTGCGAGGTGGACCGCAGCGTCCCGCTGATCCAGGTCAAGCTCCAGCCGGGCACCCACGGCGCCGAGCCCGCGGTGCCCTAG
- a CDS encoding EF-hand domain-containing protein, translating to MDSAEYERKIAFRFAAFDQDGNGYIDRADFNAAAARLLTEFGTTARCDKGQALYNGAEAFWQGMAGIADVDGDQRVTREEFVGGAVKRLRDNPERFAEIARPFLRAALAVAAGPSSDGRAPVQAVERALKVLGAGPDAAAFAAQSLDTDRDGGVVEEDAVAALATYVTVIEPD from the coding sequence ATGGACAGCGCAGAGTATGAGCGCAAGATCGCCTTCCGCTTCGCCGCCTTCGACCAGGACGGCAACGGATACATCGATCGCGCGGATTTCAACGCCGCCGCGGCCCGTCTGCTCACCGAGTTCGGTACGACGGCCCGCTGCGACAAGGGCCAGGCGCTCTACAACGGCGCCGAGGCGTTCTGGCAGGGCATGGCGGGCATCGCCGACGTGGACGGGGACCAGCGGGTCACCCGTGAGGAGTTCGTGGGCGGCGCGGTGAAGCGGCTGCGCGACAACCCGGAGCGGTTCGCGGAGATCGCCCGCCCGTTCCTGCGCGCGGCGCTCGCGGTGGCGGCGGGGCCGTCCTCCGACGGCCGGGCGCCGGTGCAGGCCGTGGAGCGGGCCCTGAAGGTCCTCGGCGCCGGCCCGGACGCGGCGGCGTTCGCCGCGCAGAGCCTGGACACGGACCGGGACGGCGGGGTCGTCGAGGAGGACGCGGTGGCCGCGCTCGCGACGTACGTGACGGTGATCGAGCCGGACTAG
- a CDS encoding STAS domain-containing protein → MTLKVSETERGGWTVLHIGGELDLLTSATVRQSVHEVVAVGRHDVVLDLSGVQFCDSSGVGVLIALRRLMRSCGGRLRLILPARGAEEGSHVNRVLAALGVRRLFDVFPDWDAAVDEEAEPLTA, encoded by the coding sequence GTGACCCTGAAAGTCTCGGAGACCGAGCGGGGCGGGTGGACCGTGCTGCACATCGGCGGCGAACTGGACCTGCTGACTTCGGCCACCGTCCGCCAGTCCGTCCACGAGGTGGTGGCCGTCGGCCGCCACGACGTGGTCCTCGACCTGTCCGGTGTCCAGTTCTGCGATTCCAGCGGGGTCGGGGTGCTCATCGCCCTGCGCCGCCTGATGCGGTCCTGCGGCGGCCGGCTGCGGCTGATCCTGCCCGCCCGGGGCGCGGAGGAGGGCTCCCACGTCAACCGCGTGCTCGCCGCCCTCGGCGTGCGGCGCTTGTTCGATGTCTTTCCGGACTGGGACGCGGCCGTGGACGAGGAGGCCGAGCCGCTGACGGCCTGA
- a CDS encoding RNA polymerase sigma factor → MAENAPPRWDRRMQQRLSRGEAAALGEMYDRFAALVHSQANRMLDDEDAAAVVTREVFGYVWENPDMYDPKQGSMRAWLAFLTHRESVRRLRGEPDDDEDPDDPDALDERVRRATAAARADYIVASMPAPLRAALELAYVQRRDYRQTAADLGVTEDEARRRLRLGLQLLSTARTRPVEGAPPPGYGRAL, encoded by the coding sequence ATGGCCGAAAACGCACCACCCCGCTGGGACCGCCGGATGCAGCAGCGGCTGTCGCGCGGCGAGGCCGCCGCCCTCGGCGAGATGTACGACCGGTTCGCCGCCCTCGTCCACAGCCAGGCCAACCGGATGCTGGACGACGAGGACGCCGCCGCCGTGGTCACCCGCGAGGTCTTCGGCTACGTCTGGGAGAACCCGGACATGTACGACCCGAAGCAGGGCTCCATGCGGGCCTGGCTGGCCTTCCTCACGCACCGCGAGTCCGTACGGCGGCTGCGCGGCGAGCCGGACGACGACGAGGACCCCGACGATCCGGACGCCCTGGACGAGCGGGTCCGCCGGGCCACCGCCGCCGCCCGGGCCGACTACATCGTCGCCTCCATGCCGGCGCCGCTGCGGGCGGCCCTGGAGCTGGCCTACGTACAGCGCCGCGACTACCGCCAGACCGCGGCGGACCTCGGCGTCACGGAGGACGAGGCGCGGCGGCGGCTGCGGCTCGGGCTCCAGCTGCTGTCCACCGCCCGGACCCGGCCGGTCGAGGGCGCCCCGCCGCCCGGATACGGGAGGGCGCTGTGA
- a CDS encoding maleylpyruvate isomerase N-terminal domain-containing protein, with protein MSGGAGGDPDEEGRDEVRGARRIPGPRPAADDFGDLGRVPPPEPARPEPEPEAERVPRPATPALVLPHRVLQALLGAWALAACSAEETEAVEAHLTECAPCAEEAQRLRDAVGLLHTDRSLDLDPLLRSRVLESCLSRRPAKIPVPDWAAPYDAETARLDALLRDIDAAEWHAPVRLKWFEDERQAGRRTTVAGVIGHLMSVDGLVGAALGLDDPLPGAPLTPTARTEAYWSSARRPPTRAVREPWREQSHTLIRTVSFARRGASELSVPYGSFALPLQDAMLDRAFECWVHGRDIAKAVDYPYEPPAAGHLHRMIDLAARMLPGALRRRAGLAGPARRLVPAGSPGRSLHLEIEGSGGGDWYIALDSPAARGSAEQVVAQVALEGVEFCRLVAGHVRPVDAAAGQRGDREAISDVLCAAASLSRL; from the coding sequence GTGAGCGGCGGTGCGGGCGGCGACCCGGACGAGGAGGGCCGCGACGAGGTGCGCGGCGCCCGGCGCATACCGGGCCCCAGGCCCGCCGCGGACGACTTCGGCGACCTGGGGCGCGTACCGCCGCCGGAGCCCGCCCGGCCGGAACCGGAACCCGAAGCGGAACGCGTACCGCGCCCCGCGACGCCCGCCCTCGTCCTCCCGCACCGGGTGCTCCAGGCCCTGCTGGGCGCCTGGGCGCTCGCCGCGTGCTCGGCCGAGGAGACCGAGGCCGTCGAGGCGCACCTCACCGAGTGCGCCCCCTGTGCCGAGGAGGCGCAGCGGCTGCGGGACGCGGTCGGGCTGCTGCACACCGACCGGAGCCTGGATCTCGATCCGCTGCTGCGGTCCCGGGTGCTGGAGAGCTGCCTGAGCCGCCGCCCCGCGAAGATCCCGGTGCCGGACTGGGCGGCCCCGTACGACGCCGAGACGGCGCGGCTCGACGCGCTGCTGCGGGACATCGACGCCGCCGAGTGGCACGCCCCGGTGCGGCTGAAGTGGTTCGAGGACGAACGGCAGGCGGGCCGCCGGACCACGGTCGCCGGGGTGATCGGGCACCTGATGAGCGTGGACGGCCTGGTGGGCGCCGCGCTCGGCCTGGACGACCCGCTCCCCGGCGCCCCGCTCACGCCGACCGCGCGCACCGAGGCGTACTGGTCGTCCGCCCGGCGCCCGCCCACCCGCGCGGTGCGTGAGCCGTGGCGCGAGCAGAGCCACACGCTGATCAGGACCGTGTCGTTCGCGCGGCGCGGGGCCTCGGAGCTGTCCGTGCCGTACGGGAGCTTCGCGCTGCCGTTGCAGGACGCGATGCTGGACCGGGCCTTCGAGTGCTGGGTGCACGGGCGGGACATCGCGAAGGCGGTGGACTACCCGTACGAGCCGCCGGCCGCCGGGCATCTGCACCGGATGATCGACCTGGCGGCCCGGATGCTGCCGGGGGCGCTGCGGCGCCGGGCGGGGCTCGCGGGGCCGGCCAGGCGGCTGGTGCCGGCCGGGTCGCCGGGGCGCTCGCTGCACCTGGAGATCGAGGGCTCGGGCGGGGGCGACTGGTACATCGCGCTGGACTCCCCGGCCGCGCGCGGGTCCGCCGAGCAGGTGGTGGCGCAGGTCGCGCTGGAGGGCGTGGAGTTCTGCCGGCTGGTGGCGGGGCACGTACGGCCGGTGGACGCGGCGGCCGGGCAGCGCGGGGACCGCGAGGCGATCAGCGACGTGCTGTGCGCCGCCGCCTCGCTCAGCAGGCTGTGA
- a CDS encoding SCO4402 family protein: MPLNDLPWWRWRSNVRSALHMLSDPVFHRECWLAGREGYGDVTDAVYRLVEDTWLDNWSAEKYVGTIFRDATEAALVDAAVLRVLRILHQVGADAPVSVYLEHPGWPEAVAAAREAHVLLASNDGEDPGTPPRSLDVLRILTRSA, translated from the coding sequence ATGCCGCTCAACGACCTTCCGTGGTGGCGCTGGCGCAGCAACGTGCGCTCGGCGCTGCACATGCTCTCCGACCCCGTCTTCCACCGCGAGTGCTGGCTGGCCGGCCGCGAGGGGTACGGCGACGTCACCGACGCCGTGTACCGCCTGGTCGAGGACACCTGGCTCGACAACTGGTCCGCCGAGAAGTACGTCGGCACGATCTTCCGGGACGCCACCGAGGCCGCCCTCGTGGACGCCGCCGTGCTCCGGGTGCTGCGCATCCTGCACCAGGTCGGAGCGGACGCGCCCGTCTCCGTCTACCTGGAGCACCCCGGCTGGCCGGAGGCGGTCGCCGCCGCCCGCGAGGCGCATGTGCTGCTCGCCTCCAACGACGGCGAGGACCCCGGCACCCCGCCGCGCTCCCTGGACGTCCTCCGCATTCTGACCAGGTCCGCCTGA
- a CDS encoding ABC transporter substrate-binding protein: MTGRRRPLPSRPFGLLTGAVTAGALLLSGCGALPGGSGDSRERVTVMTWAPSGASGPDAVNMAGMTAMAKAYERWINARGGIDGHELRVLTCDEQDAWTGAGDCARKAVEEKAVAVVGSYSRHGRAYMAPLEVAGIPYIGGYGASEEEFRSYAAYPVTGGQSALLAGTAEQLAHDCDRISLVRPDTLSGDSQAWLLRTGLKEAGRPAPLDIPAAEGATSYDAEAEHALSGAGATGGCVTSVLGDRTETFFDSFRRLEPEGAAVRVASVLGSVGQPLIDRTGGRNSPFEGAYVTGWYPPPGDARWNPMRKVIREHAFGDNRIDPDDTGVQTTWIAYTALKSVIESMRESDITAAKLTRALGQGVRADTGGLTPPLRWRYEDMIGSRSYPRVVNTEVTFQVVRDGRLVAARKGFVDVTETMAEASATR; the protein is encoded by the coding sequence ATGACCGGACGGCGACGCCCCCTTCCCTCCCGCCCCTTCGGACTGCTCACCGGCGCGGTGACGGCCGGGGCCCTGCTGCTGTCCGGCTGCGGCGCGCTCCCTGGGGGTTCGGGGGACTCCAGGGAGCGCGTCACCGTCATGACCTGGGCGCCGAGCGGCGCCTCCGGCCCGGACGCCGTGAACATGGCCGGGATGACCGCCATGGCCAAGGCGTACGAGCGCTGGATCAACGCGCGGGGCGGGATCGACGGGCACGAGCTGCGCGTCCTCACCTGTGACGAACAGGACGCCTGGACCGGCGCGGGGGACTGCGCCCGCAAGGCCGTCGAGGAGAAGGCGGTCGCGGTCGTCGGCTCGTACAGCCGGCACGGGCGGGCGTACATGGCCCCGCTGGAGGTCGCCGGAATCCCGTACATCGGCGGTTACGGCGCCTCCGAGGAGGAGTTCCGCAGCTATGCCGCCTACCCGGTGACCGGGGGCCAGTCCGCGCTGCTCGCCGGGACCGCCGAGCAGCTGGCGCACGACTGCGACCGGATCTCGCTGGTGCGCCCGGACACCCTGTCCGGCGACAGCCAGGCATGGCTGCTGCGCACCGGCCTCAAGGAGGCGGGGCGGCCCGCGCCGCTCGACATACCGGCCGCCGAGGGCGCCACCTCGTACGACGCGGAAGCGGAACACGCGCTGTCCGGCGCGGGCGCGACCGGCGGCTGCGTGACGTCCGTGCTGGGCGACCGCACGGAGACCTTCTTCGACTCGTTCCGGCGGCTGGAACCGGAGGGTGCCGCCGTGCGCGTGGCCTCCGTGCTCGGCAGCGTGGGGCAGCCGCTCATCGACCGCACCGGCGGCCGGAACAGCCCGTTCGAGGGGGCGTACGTCACCGGCTGGTACCCGCCCCCGGGCGACGCCAGGTGGAACCCGATGCGGAAGGTGATCCGCGAGCACGCCTTCGGCGACAACCGGATCGACCCGGACGACACGGGCGTGCAGACCACCTGGATCGCGTACACCGCGCTGAAGTCGGTCATCGAGTCGATGCGCGAGTCCGATATCACCGCGGCGAAGCTCACCCGGGCCCTCGGCCAAGGCGTCCGCGCCGACACCGGGGGCCTCACGCCCCCGCTGCGCTGGCGCTACGAGGACATGATCGGCTCCCGGTCCTACCCGCGTGTCGTCAACACCGAGGTGACGTTCCAGGTGGTGCGCGACGGGCGGCTGGTCGCGGCGCGCAAGGGCTTCGTGGACGTCACGGAGACCATGGCCGAGGCCAGCGCGACCCGCTGA